CCCCAAACGGGTCAAGGGAAACTATTTTTTCAGGGTCAGCCCAACTAGGGAAAGGTCCAATCTGGGCGACTGGGGATGTATTGGTCAAATCGGCACGATGATCTGACTGTAAAGCACCACTAGCCACTGCTAAAGCCCGATACACCGCATAACTACCAGAATGAGTGCCAATGACATTACGATGTCCCTGCTTAGTCAGTGTAGCAATAATCGGTCCGCGTTGCATCGGGTCTGATACCCCCCATTGAATGGGGATCGGCTTTGGACCGCAGCTACTGGGATGGGAAGTCAGAACAATATGCCTCGAAACGCTTTTTGGCTTTGGCATAGTCGTTTGTTTTTTGTAATGTTTTTATGAACGATTAGTCATTCAAGATTGGTAAATTTGCAACAGTGACTATGGAGTATGAAACTTTACTGTCATCATCAGGATTAACGATTTTAAATAGTATTTTTGAATACAGACAACAAATAACATACTAATTGTCTAATTAGCAATTGCAATAAGAGAATTTAAAGATACCTTTAAAAATGACTGAGAAGGAAATTTTGTGCGAAAGTTGATATAAAGATACAATTACCTAGACCAAATTCATGGATTCTTTATCTATCAATTCCTTACTTGAAGATTTGAAAAATTCCGATGCCACAGTTAGGGAGCAGGCGACGAAGAAAATCTGGCGGATCTGGTTTCAGCAGAAGGGAATTTATGGCTTGGAAAGAATTGAGCATAGTCAAAAGTTACTGGATGCTGGGGAAACTACTCAAGCCGAAGCCGCACTGACAAATCTCATCAAAGAACAACCCGATTTTGGCGAAGCTTGGAATCGTCGAGCTTTTTTATACTACAGCACTGGCGATTATAAAAAGTCTTTGGCGGATTGTCAGATGGTTCTCCATATCAATCCTGTACATTTTGGCGCACTACATGGTATGGGCTTGTGCTACGCCGCTTTGGGAGAGTATGGTGCGGCGATTAAAGCTTTTAAACGTGCTTTATCAATTCAGCCCTATTCTCTGGTGAATCAAAAGTTGATTTTGGAATGTACATTTAGACTTAGCTAACACAGCACTGTATAAAAAGTATAATTTTGTATCGAGTCTCTCCTGTAATTATGGTGATAACGAAACATGATAATTAATTAATTATCGGCAGGAAACTTGACTGCGATCAGGTGCCAACGGCTAGCCGCAATAAATAGAATTTAGGGGCTAGCCCGCCGTTGACAACCTGGTATGCTCCATTCCCCATCGTCTAAAACATATCAGCGGGGTCAGCAGATCGTAATTTACGGGTGGCGATCGCACCGGAAATGGCACACATAATAACAGTTAAAATCAACACCTGTAATGCTCGCAGAGCGGTCATGTACATTGGTAAATTTGTCGCGTTGCGAGTTAGATAATAAAGGCCTAAAGAAACTACTGTTCCGGGAATGAAGCCCAGCATTGCTAAAATGACTGCTTCTT
The Gloeotrichia echinulata CP02 DNA segment above includes these coding regions:
- a CDS encoding tetratricopeptide repeat protein, coding for MDSLSINSLLEDLKNSDATVREQATKKIWRIWFQQKGIYGLERIEHSQKLLDAGETTQAEAALTNLIKEQPDFGEAWNRRAFLYYSTGDYKKSLADCQMVLHINPVHFGALHGMGLCYAALGEYGAAIKAFKRALSIQPYSLVNQKLILECTFRLS